Genomic DNA from Porites lutea chromosome 4, jaPorLute2.1, whole genome shotgun sequence:
GGTCGTCTACGCTGGTAAGGAAAAAATTTAgagtttcaagttttaattaaaGGTTCAATAGTATTGGCGTTTGTGAAAAAGGAGGGGAAAAGACGGATACTTAACTACCAGACCAAGAACTTTTTAGTAGTCATAAAATTTCCGGCTGTCGTGGCTTTGTCATTCACCAAGTCGTCACCGCAAATTAGCTGGTCTTACAAATGTGTACAGGTCACGGGTGTGAATTACTTTATTATTAGTCCATGTGGGTTTTGTAAACATGATGTGAGAAGGACAAAAAAACCTCTCAGTGTCGATACAAGGGTCATGGCACccaaaaattcctgcggctcgaaaattcccctcccccccaaaacttttctaatggtctgtcCCTAATGAACATAGTCATCAACGTCTTCGAAAACCCTTTCCAGTGCATCCGGGTGTTCCCTTGTTATATGTCCAAACTGCGTTTTCATAAGATGATGTCCTCGGATGTCTTAGCCTGTAAACAgacgttttatttttcttttcattctttCCAAAAACGTTggtgagaaagaaaaaataaagaatatgaatatttatctttccccaccaccacccccttgcgctggcagtcaataaatcccctgcggtttatattttatcacccgcgcTCAACGgacttttaagagaaaatagagggtctgtggaCAGGCTACGGATGTCTAAAAAAACTCTTccattattgtattttaaaagttcAATCACGCATCTTAGGGAAAGAGCGTCCCTGTTTCTGGCAACATTTAAAATCAACTAGATTGCAAGCCTCAGTCAATTTCATCAACTTCATAACTAACCGTATATAAGACGTAGAACTCAAGCAATAGTAGTAGGCACAAACGTGATACTGATTTTGCTGTACCATGCGTACCACTTTTCCTGCATTGAGATCGATGCTCATGTACAATAAATGCTTTGAAAATTTACTTGTTTCATATTAAAACATCATGTGAAGGGGTGAGGGGGGTACTTTTATAGCGATAAGACGTAATCGATGTTTGTCCGGCCAAAAATGGGATATGTCCGAGCAAAAATAGGTTTGACCGGACAATTTGACTGGCGCCAGCCGGGAAATTATTTGCAGCCCTGCGATTCTGATGGTCATTTATTAAGATACAGATTTATAAGCTTAGATATGCCAGTCTGTTGTTAATGGTACCCAATTGCTTAGTTTGCAACTTCTGCGCGACACACTTGCGCTTAATGTAGGTTACGCTAACGCTGGTTTATTTTACTCTGATCCTGCCAGGAGAAAATCCTactagaaaagagaaaatataagCAAAATAAGAACAATGCCCTGAACTCTTTTGCGCCTTCGAACGATGTTGGCATCAGCCTTGGAGGAGAGTGCGTTTCAAGCAAGTTTCAGAGACCAGACGGTGTCCTTCTACCAGGTCAGGAAGGTTCCAAATCGATTTCATCAATTAATCAGCCCCACCAAGTGGATCATACATCGGTACAAGTACACAAGTCCTCCTTTGGTGGGAGAGAGCCCTCGTACTTACACGATGGGTCTAGAATCGCAATGGGCTCAGAGGCTTACGCCGGTGAAGTTCGAAGGTTAGCCTCTACTCCAGTTGTTTCTTGCGAGGAACCCACACATTCTAATGATGGCTCAGAGTCTTTAGCCAATGGCTTGAAACAACTATCCAATTCTAAATTTAGCTTACCAGGGCGTAAAGAGTACATACAACAAGAACTAGACTATTTTGATCATATTATCCAACGTTTTCATGAGGAAGGAGGACCTCCACAGCATCAGACCAATGCTTCTGTGCCAGGATGTGAAGATGATTCAGGTCAGGTGCCTGAAACTCAGCCAGGAACTCACCACTCTAAATCGCATCCGCTGAAAGAGATTGCCCGTTTGAAGACGCAGCGTGCACAAGCACAGCAAGTTGCACCTTATATTAACAGTCAAAGTGATGTAAACCAGCAGTTTCCACACCAGCATGCAGCCCAGTATTCCATCGGTTCAACAGGCCAACAAGCACCTTCTTTACTTTCAAAACTATCCCATCTACCATCGCAAGTTCAACAGTTATATTCCCAAAAGTTTTCAAGCCAGCCAGTTGTACCTACAACACAAGGAACACGGTTAGTCACACCACTTACCTCACCTGATTTAGCAAGATACTCCATTTCTAGGTCACAACCACAATACCAACGCCAAAACTCAATGCCACCTTTACAGAGCCAAGCATTCCTCAACTCTGATACACAATACCAATGTCAAGTAGCTGACTTTCAAGAATACCAACCTCGTTTTTCCACTCCTGTAGCTGACCCAAGCAATTATTATGATTATCTTCAAAGAAACTCCTTCCCTTTTTACCTCCGCAATAATACCCAAACAGAAAGAAATCTCTCTCATGGCATGCAGCAAAATTTGGGATCTAGCCAAGCCAGTCTTCTAAGAGGTGTTTTGCCAAACGCCTCTCAAAATATGAATCCCCCAGACAGAGATTCTTTTCTGATGAATCCAAACTTAAATATGTCTTTGTCAAGTACAATACAATCAAGCTCTGTTTTGACTGGGAAGTCCCCTACAACAAATGGAGATTTGAACCCAGTAGTACCAAGGTCACAACATTCATCTGTTATGTATAGAAACAATGCTCCTGTTAAGTCTACTTCATTGTTACAACAAGGAGGTAAATTTCAAGGTACAAGTAATGCAAGAAAGGGCACACTGGATGGTAACATGTCAGTTCTAACTCCAACATCTGTGGCACTTGGGGATATGAATGAGAGACAATCATCACTGGCAAGCTGTTATGCACAATTTAGTGGTTATTCACCACTGAATGCACTTGATAAAGCACCATCATTTACTTCTCTTTTGGAGCAGTTTGCAATTAATCAAGGAAATCTAGAAACCACATATACTGAGTCAAACCAAAACTATGCAAACTTGGATTTGCTTGGAGAGATTTTAGGCCAATGATAATCCAGGCAAAACGAGCTTACTTCAAAGGAAATTGTCGATCTCATTACATCTTCTCATATATGCTCTGTTTCTTGTTCTTTTGAAAGTATAACGGGGGAGGGTCTAAGCgattttaaaaagctattcGCATCGTGAGACGATACCGGGAAACACCAGGTGATTGCTATCTAAAGACACCAATTTgtattagactgcgagcagtctctcttttgctcgaaaatctgCAGGCGAGAGTATTTGAGCAGCTAAGTCGCgcaataaatattataaaacaacaagaaagtagTCTTTCATTCTTCATTTGCCCTACATTTTTTTATAGGCCAGTGTGATCTTCATTCTCCATTTTCTAGAGGAAAAACCGAGGTCAAAATAACAAATCGAAAATTAAAGCCGCGTAACTTATTTGATGCCTGTTTGGTACGGAAAAATGAATATTGAATATTTAACGATAAGTAAAAACATATCATTGTATTGTATGTACGGATTTTCATTATATTCTTTTCACAATTTCAGCCTcaggtttattcttaaaatattcttaaagaTTCGCAAATTTAAGCTTCCATGTTCTTATAAAGCTCTCCGAGTATACCTGCTTCTGATAGATTTGACACTTGCCGCATTTCCCACCCATGGCCCCAACCGGTGAATTAGGCAGCAGTCACGCAATGTTCCTCCGCGTTCACCTAGTGTAATAAAAGTGTAAAGACTGACAGTAGCTTTTCCTTTCACAGTTTGGTGAACGAGTATTTCAACCCGTTCGGTTTCCAAAAAATGTGTGCTATTAAGGGATGGAGTAAACGAACACAAcctctttggttttttttttattgtttttattttattgtttttttttgggaggCACGACGATCTTCAACTCGATTGCCAAAATATAACGGACACCACGCCTTACTTATGAGGGAGACAAAAATTCTCTTTGGCTTGTTCGCTTGCGCAAAGGTCACTGCGGAATCTTCAGTCTTTACTCTTAAGGCTTATTCAACTAGTTCCTCTACAAAATAATATATGTtgtcaaaaacagtttttagcCCCGAGTTTCTCAAATTAATAGGTttaatgtttaataaaaaatacgCGGAACATAAAtacactctttcttttttatgagaatatattttataagaataccGAGGCttaaatttgcgaaattttaagaataaacctgAGACTGAACTTGTGAAAAGAATATAATTTAATAAAAGCACAGCGTCGGTTGTGTGATTCGCCTTTTGAAAAAATGTAACTGAACTCAAAGTGTAAGAAAAGGCATCAGAAATAGAGTAGACTGCAAAAGAGTCAGTTTTCAAAATACCGTTGTAATCCTTTTGCACGAAGCTCGCATGCCTCTTACGTAGCGCGTGTACGGGCATGTGAGGCGAGAGTACTTTTATCATAATGTAGTGATAGCGATCGGCACACGATTGACCGAAAAACTaactttgtcatttttattaatcATTCAGACGGGATATTGgacagatttcaacttggaaaattgttattattgtgaaaagtcTGAGCCTATAAAAACGATGAAAGGCCTGTGTACAgacaccccctcccctcagaaggTGCTATGGGAGAAGGCTATGAAAACCGGTGTGGATTCTCGCCTGTGCTTAGGCctatcccgattgtgctcgcaaaatgctggaaagttgctcactggaatgccaaaaagttgctaaaaaattgccaaaaatccaaaaagttgctaccaaaatttcaaaagttgctgcctaaatttcttgcaatttttatataaacgttaactgaaagctttattttttgttcttcacAATAATTGCTAACATCGGTCAAGAAAAATAGCTTGAAATTTAGCTTTAAACAGTTGCTCGCAAATATGGGCGAAATTTAAGGATACTCTTAAGTCTAACGGAACAAAACACATGGTTCATTTGACGTCTTGCCGAACGATATGAGGGAACTTGAACGAAACTAGCTCTACTAATTGCATTCTCAGAGTCTAAAACCATAtaagaaatcaaaatgttaCACCCTCTTTGCATTGTTATATCGAAGCATGACAGAGGCTTCAAGGTAATCTTGGAGGGCGGACTCTTGCTGTGAGCCAAATGCATTGGTCAGAAGACTAAAAACCCTTTCTGCAGAGGCAGAGCTTGGCTGAATCAACAGGAGTTTTTTAACTAGCGAAGACCAGTGCGGGAGGGTGTCTTTGTGATTTGCCCACCAAGTCAGCTTGTCATCCTCAGTCCTCACATGTTACTGTAACCCCATCAGATGCAGCAAGATACAAAGGAAGTTCTTGCGCCAGATTAGCTATTGTGGCATCGTCATTGGCGAAGGGAAAGTTTCtgagctcttccagtgaagcagCTGTCGGATTCAGGGCTTGCACCTGTACAGGGCAACAGAGGCGCGCAGCTTTGAAAGCTCGTACTGTACCGTGAAACTGGATACTGAACTTCTGGTGATAAAATTGGAAGCCTGGCTGGATACAAGCTTTCGCCTGTGCCATTAATTGATTGCAGAGCACAGCATTGCCACCAGCAATTTCCCGAGCAACAGCTGTGGTATTTGGGTAGTTTCCGACCGCTACAGCCCGGGTAACAGCTGAAAGCCGCTCATAGcaggtgaaaatgagtggcCCATCCCCTTCCAGATAATAGGTGGCATTGACGAAATGCACCCCAGCATCAACAAGTGCAGCCAACTCCAAGCGTAGGTCTTGGCAGCTTTGAGGATCGTCAAATATCTCCAGAAGACGTCTGCGATTTGCTGGAGAAACTTCGTCGTTCTCGCGAAGAAAAGGTTCGACATCACCAAAATACTCTGACACTTGCCTGAGAACTTCCCATTTACTCCACCAACGCGTCTCACTGAACGTACGAATGGACTGTTCCGTTCGCTCTCTCCAAACAAGGCGTGCATTATAGCTATGGGAAAACATGC
This window encodes:
- the LOC140934311 gene encoding uncharacterized protein — translated: MNETGSRASGMTSPQHSTHQAVMDRLWQRFSKYRKHHRLCARKHTQFLAAVHDIETQEAMKLHKRALDSRNRLMKVNGKAAKENDIEGKVESQQQLPNGLDKSTNTILHICKEKILLEKRKYKQNKNNALNSFAPSNDVGISLGGECVSSKFQRPDGVLLPGQEGSKSISSINQPHQVDHTSVQVHKSSFGGREPSYLHDGSRIAMGSEAYAGEVRRLASTPVVSCEEPTHSNDGSESLANGLKQLSNSKFSLPGRKEYIQQELDYFDHIIQRFHEEGGPPQHQTNASVPGCEDDSGQVPETQPGTHHSKSHPLKEIARLKTQRAQAQQVAPYINSQSDVNQQFPHQHAAQYSIGSTGQQAPSLLSKLSHLPSQVQQLYSQKFSSQPVVPTTQGTRLVTPLTSPDLARYSISRSQPQYQRQNSMPPLQSQAFLNSDTQYQCQVADFQEYQPRFSTPVADPSNYYDYLQRNSFPFYLRNNTQTERNLSHGMQQNLGSSQASLLRGVLPNASQNMNPPDRDSFLMNPNLNMSLSSTIQSSSVLTGKSPTTNGDLNPVVPRSQHSSVMYRNNAPVKSTSLLQQGGKFQVLTPTSVALGDMNERQSSLASCYAQFSGYSPLNALDKAPSFTSLLEQFAINQGNLETTYTESNQNYANLDLLGEILGQ